Proteins encoded in a region of the Plasmodium brasilianum strain Bolivian I chromosome Unknown PB_00_04, whole genome shotgun sequence genome:
- a CDS encoding fam-l protein, whose amino-acid sequence MEKKTKSLLFIIIAAFIVLNWTCHFNNDCMFNKYIDENCEYARKLDSITYRLLSKYKKDTDSYVVCLKGDLPNNIVNEKRDVTYNESVVVAKNNQICRNALNNSGRHKQDKRSKSCVFETKRYSHMEKKIFKELDYMDFLQNSRTISDKIYKKIIFKKFALRLVLPVMLFLLLSLSFSLDFYGGYGLRAGLFKILNLYAGDLWYNSFHIFLKSSFLSSFTKSMGKVKNTWNKASSAREKRVLIDGSDYVFGFISFLIYFSTFFILGFTIISAVFYYHKKVKKYEKIKFRKR is encoded by the exons atggaaaaaaaaactaagtcactcttatttattataattgctGCATTTATCGTTTTAAATTGGACATGCCATTTTAACAATGAT tgtatgtttaacaaatatatagatgAAAACTGCGAGTATGCTAGAAAATTAGATTCAATAACTTATAGATTactatcaaaatataaaaaggataCTGATTCTTATGTCGTATGTTTAAAAGGAGATTTACCAAATAATATAGTGAACGAGAAAAGAGATGTAACCTATAATGAAAGTGTTGTTGTagcaaaaaataatcaaatatGTAGAAATGCGTTGAATAATTCTGGAAGACATAAACAAGATAAGAGAAGTAAATCTTGTgtatttgaaacaaaaagatattcccatatggaaaaaaaaatattcaaggAACTAGATTATATGGATTTTCTTCAAAACAGCAGGACAATTagtgataaaatatataaaaaaataatattcaaaaaatttgcatTACGGCTTGTTTTACCTGTAATGTTGTTCTTgttgttatcattatcattctCTTTAGATTTTTATGGTGGTTATGGCTTAAGAGCAGGGTTATTTAAGATACTAAATTTATACGCTGGAGATTTATGGTACAattcttttcatatatttttgaaatcaTCTTTTTTAAGTTCGTTTACCAAATCTATgggaaaagtaaaaaatacatgGAATAAGGCATCATCTGCACGCGAGAAGAGGGTGTTAATAGATGGAAGTGATTATGTATTTGGTTTTATTAGCTTCCTAATATACTTCTCAACGTTCTTTATTTTAGGTTTCACAATTATATCAGCTGtgttttattatcataagaaggttaagaaatatgaaaaaattaaatttaggaaaaggtaa